A single region of the Triticum dicoccoides isolate Atlit2015 ecotype Zavitan chromosome 2B, WEW_v2.0, whole genome shotgun sequence genome encodes:
- the LOC119362281 gene encoding ACT domain-containing protein ACR2-like isoform X2: MRTSTRGFMGQGLMWTTTHVVNVLLSTRNDHDLLLEVLEVLIGLELSIAKCYISSDGGWFMDVFHVRDQEGNKVYSKKAINYIEQAICTRDSPRFTVTRSNELASRPDVAAHYTGIEMIGHNRPGIFSEISAVLAEQGCNVMEAHAWSHKDSLACVAFVSDESTSSPINDPNRLASIQDHLGTVLGPGTSMDEDGHSARAHLLGADGLTSHPERRLHQLMFSSKDFDGHPGKACTAFPMLSLDGYKKGRRTVVSVDRCNEKGYSVVNVECVDRPKLMFDTVCTLTDMQFNVFHASVSSRGPFACQEYYIRHRDGHILDTADERCLVVKGVKAAVERRTCEGVKLELCTENNAGLLSYITRVLRENGLTVTQADIAMEGDKMKNTFYVQGISDNKIDMNVVESVRRELEPLPFQVKDDELLSRGQLEGEPVAERNGFCILGLLRSKIESLSHGFRLSSLQGSLAL; encoded by the exons ATGAGAACCTCAACGAGAGGATTTATGGGACAAG GGTTAATGTGGACAACGACTCATGTGGTAAATGTACTGTTGTCAAC TCGAAATGACCATGACCTCCTTCTTGAAGTGCTCGAAGTTTTGATTGGTCTCGAGCTGTCGATCGCAAAGTGTTACATATCATCTGACGGCGGATGGTTTATGGACG TTTTCCATGTGAGAGATCAGGAAGGAAACAAGGTTTACAGCAAGAAGGCCATAAACTATATAGAGCAG GCAATATGTACTAGAGATTCTCCGAGGTTCACAGTGACGAGATCGAATGAGCTTGCGTCCAGACCTGATGTTGCCGCGCACTATACAGGAATTGAGATGATTGGCCACAACCGGCCTGGAATTTTCTCCGAGATATCTGCTGTTCTTGCTGAGCAGGGGTGTAATGTTATGGAAGCGCATGCTTGGAGCCATAAGGACAGCTTAGCCTGTGTTGCATTTGTGTCTGATGAATCAACATCATCCCCCATCAATGATCCGAACCGCTTAGCCTCTATTCAGGACCATCTTGGTACTGTTCTTGGACCTGGTACCTCAATGGATGAAGATGGGCATAGTGCAAGAGCTCATCTGCTTGGGGCTGATGGCCTGACAAGTCATCCTGAGCGTCGGTTGCACCAGCTAATGTTTTCTAGTAAAGATTTTGATGGACATCCAGGAAAGGCATGTACTGCCTTCCCAATGCTTAGTTTGGATGGTTACAAAAAGGGCAGGAGGACAGTTGTCTCTGTTGATCGGTGCAATGAGAAAGGATACTCAGTTGTAAATGTGGAATGTGTCGACCGGCCAAAGCTGATGTTTGACACTGTGTGCACGCTTACGGACATGCAATTCAATGTCTTCCATGCCTCGGTTTCTTCCCGTGGGCCTTTTGCCTGTCAG GAATACTACATCAGGCACAGGGATGGACATATTCTAGACACTGCAGATGAAAGATGCCTGGTTGTGAAAGGTGTGAAAGCTGCAGTCGAGCGTCGAACTTGTGAG GGTGTGAAGCTGGAGCTATGCACGGAGAACAACGCTGGTCTCCTCTCGTACATCACTAGGGTCCTCCGGGAGAACGGGTTAACCGTTACACAGGCAGACATCGCGATGGAAGGAGACAAGATGAAGAACACATTCTATGTCCAAGGCATCTCAGACAACAAGATCGACATGAATGTCGTCGAGTCTGTTAGGAGGGAGCTTGAGCCCCTGCCCTTCCAGGTGAAGGATGATGAGCTTCTGTCCCGGGGGCAACTGGAAGGCGAACCGGTGGCCGAGAGAAACGGCTTCTGCATCCTTGGCCTGCTGAGGTCGAAGATAGAGAGCCTGTCTCATGGTTTCAGACTTTCATCTCTTCAGGGTAGTTTGGCTCTGTGA
- the LOC119362281 gene encoding ACT domain-containing protein ACR2-like isoform X1, with translation MDVCCAYFDPDYENLNERIYGTRVNVDNDSCGKCTVVNVNSRNDHDLLLEVLEVLIGLELSIAKCYISSDGGWFMDVFHVRDQEGNKVYSKKAINYIEQAICTRDSPRFTVTRSNELASRPDVAAHYTGIEMIGHNRPGIFSEISAVLAEQGCNVMEAHAWSHKDSLACVAFVSDESTSSPINDPNRLASIQDHLGTVLGPGTSMDEDGHSARAHLLGADGLTSHPERRLHQLMFSSKDFDGHPGKACTAFPMLSLDGYKKGRRTVVSVDRCNEKGYSVVNVECVDRPKLMFDTVCTLTDMQFNVFHASVSSRGPFACQEYYIRHRDGHILDTADERCLVVKGVKAAVERRTCEGVKLELCTENNAGLLSYITRVLRENGLTVTQADIAMEGDKMKNTFYVQGISDNKIDMNVVESVRRELEPLPFQVKDDELLSRGQLEGEPVAERNGFCILGLLRSKIESLSHGFRLSSLQGSLAL, from the exons ATGGATGTTTGCTGTGCCTACTTCGACCCGGATTATGAGAACCTCAACGAGAGGATTTATGGGACAAG GGTTAATGTGGACAACGACTCATGTGGTAAATGTACTGTTGTCAAC GTGAACAGTCGAAATGACCATGACCTCCTTCTTGAAGTGCTCGAAGTTTTGATTGGTCTCGAGCTGTCGATCGCAAAGTGTTACATATCATCTGACGGCGGATGGTTTATGGACG TTTTCCATGTGAGAGATCAGGAAGGAAACAAGGTTTACAGCAAGAAGGCCATAAACTATATAGAGCAG GCAATATGTACTAGAGATTCTCCGAGGTTCACAGTGACGAGATCGAATGAGCTTGCGTCCAGACCTGATGTTGCCGCGCACTATACAGGAATTGAGATGATTGGCCACAACCGGCCTGGAATTTTCTCCGAGATATCTGCTGTTCTTGCTGAGCAGGGGTGTAATGTTATGGAAGCGCATGCTTGGAGCCATAAGGACAGCTTAGCCTGTGTTGCATTTGTGTCTGATGAATCAACATCATCCCCCATCAATGATCCGAACCGCTTAGCCTCTATTCAGGACCATCTTGGTACTGTTCTTGGACCTGGTACCTCAATGGATGAAGATGGGCATAGTGCAAGAGCTCATCTGCTTGGGGCTGATGGCCTGACAAGTCATCCTGAGCGTCGGTTGCACCAGCTAATGTTTTCTAGTAAAGATTTTGATGGACATCCAGGAAAGGCATGTACTGCCTTCCCAATGCTTAGTTTGGATGGTTACAAAAAGGGCAGGAGGACAGTTGTCTCTGTTGATCGGTGCAATGAGAAAGGATACTCAGTTGTAAATGTGGAATGTGTCGACCGGCCAAAGCTGATGTTTGACACTGTGTGCACGCTTACGGACATGCAATTCAATGTCTTCCATGCCTCGGTTTCTTCCCGTGGGCCTTTTGCCTGTCAG GAATACTACATCAGGCACAGGGATGGACATATTCTAGACACTGCAGATGAAAGATGCCTGGTTGTGAAAGGTGTGAAAGCTGCAGTCGAGCGTCGAACTTGTGAG GGTGTGAAGCTGGAGCTATGCACGGAGAACAACGCTGGTCTCCTCTCGTACATCACTAGGGTCCTCCGGGAGAACGGGTTAACCGTTACACAGGCAGACATCGCGATGGAAGGAGACAAGATGAAGAACACATTCTATGTCCAAGGCATCTCAGACAACAAGATCGACATGAATGTCGTCGAGTCTGTTAGGAGGGAGCTTGAGCCCCTGCCCTTCCAGGTGAAGGATGATGAGCTTCTGTCCCGGGGGCAACTGGAAGGCGAACCGGTGGCCGAGAGAAACGGCTTCTGCATCCTTGGCCTGCTGAGGTCGAAGATAGAGAGCCTGTCTCATGGTTTCAGACTTTCATCTCTTCAGGGTAGTTTGGCTCTGTGA
- the LOC119362281 gene encoding ACT domain-containing protein ACR2-like isoform X3, with amino-acid sequence MVYGRYGLKENPTVVVYVFHVRDQEGNKVYSKKAINYIEQAICTRDSPRFTVTRSNELASRPDVAAHYTGIEMIGHNRPGIFSEISAVLAEQGCNVMEAHAWSHKDSLACVAFVSDESTSSPINDPNRLASIQDHLGTVLGPGTSMDEDGHSARAHLLGADGLTSHPERRLHQLMFSSKDFDGHPGKACTAFPMLSLDGYKKGRRTVVSVDRCNEKGYSVVNVECVDRPKLMFDTVCTLTDMQFNVFHASVSSRGPFACQEYYIRHRDGHILDTADERCLVVKGVKAAVERRTCEGVKLELCTENNAGLLSYITRVLRENGLTVTQADIAMEGDKMKNTFYVQGISDNKIDMNVVESVRRELEPLPFQVKDDELLSRGQLEGEPVAERNGFCILGLLRSKIESLSHGFRLSSLQGSLAL; translated from the exons ATGGTTTATGGACGGTATGGCCTGAAGGAAAATCCAACTGTAGTAGTTTATG TTTTCCATGTGAGAGATCAGGAAGGAAACAAGGTTTACAGCAAGAAGGCCATAAACTATATAGAGCAG GCAATATGTACTAGAGATTCTCCGAGGTTCACAGTGACGAGATCGAATGAGCTTGCGTCCAGACCTGATGTTGCCGCGCACTATACAGGAATTGAGATGATTGGCCACAACCGGCCTGGAATTTTCTCCGAGATATCTGCTGTTCTTGCTGAGCAGGGGTGTAATGTTATGGAAGCGCATGCTTGGAGCCATAAGGACAGCTTAGCCTGTGTTGCATTTGTGTCTGATGAATCAACATCATCCCCCATCAATGATCCGAACCGCTTAGCCTCTATTCAGGACCATCTTGGTACTGTTCTTGGACCTGGTACCTCAATGGATGAAGATGGGCATAGTGCAAGAGCTCATCTGCTTGGGGCTGATGGCCTGACAAGTCATCCTGAGCGTCGGTTGCACCAGCTAATGTTTTCTAGTAAAGATTTTGATGGACATCCAGGAAAGGCATGTACTGCCTTCCCAATGCTTAGTTTGGATGGTTACAAAAAGGGCAGGAGGACAGTTGTCTCTGTTGATCGGTGCAATGAGAAAGGATACTCAGTTGTAAATGTGGAATGTGTCGACCGGCCAAAGCTGATGTTTGACACTGTGTGCACGCTTACGGACATGCAATTCAATGTCTTCCATGCCTCGGTTTCTTCCCGTGGGCCTTTTGCCTGTCAG GAATACTACATCAGGCACAGGGATGGACATATTCTAGACACTGCAGATGAAAGATGCCTGGTTGTGAAAGGTGTGAAAGCTGCAGTCGAGCGTCGAACTTGTGAG GGTGTGAAGCTGGAGCTATGCACGGAGAACAACGCTGGTCTCCTCTCGTACATCACTAGGGTCCTCCGGGAGAACGGGTTAACCGTTACACAGGCAGACATCGCGATGGAAGGAGACAAGATGAAGAACACATTCTATGTCCAAGGCATCTCAGACAACAAGATCGACATGAATGTCGTCGAGTCTGTTAGGAGGGAGCTTGAGCCCCTGCCCTTCCAGGTGAAGGATGATGAGCTTCTGTCCCGGGGGCAACTGGAAGGCGAACCGGTGGCCGAGAGAAACGGCTTCTGCATCCTTGGCCTGCTGAGGTCGAAGATAGAGAGCCTGTCTCATGGTTTCAGACTTTCATCTCTTCAGGGTAGTTTGGCTCTGTGA